DNA sequence from the Parasphingorhabdus cellanae genome:
GGGAGCGTGTCATCACTTTGCTTTCGGCAGGGAATCTTGCGACCACTCAGGCCGTCGTCAGTGTTCTTGACGAGAGAACCAAAGCACCAAAAGATCGCGATCCTTCTATACTGACTGCGCCTTCCATGTTTCAAGTGGCCACGATCGTCGGTGATACGTTGCGGGAACTGGTGCAAGCCCATACCGAAGCCGGCCCGGCATCAGAATCCGTTTTTGGCGCGACGTTAATCGTCGGCGGCCAGATAAAGGGCATGGAGCCGCGTCTGTTCCTGATCTACCCAGAGGGGAACTTCATTGAGGCCGGAGACGATAATCCATTTTTCCAAAGCGGAGAAACGAAATATGGCCGCCCGATTTTAGTTCGCGCGCTAAAACCTGACATGAGCTTTGAACAGGCAGTAAAGCTACTGTGTGTGTCGTTCGACTCCACAATCAGCGCGAATGCAGGAGTGGACTTGCCTATCGATTTGCAGGTTTATGAAACGGACAGCTATGCGATCACGGAACAGCGCCGGATTGAAAAGGACGATCCCTATTTTAACGAGATATCCAAAGGCTGGAGCGAAGCTTTGGATATCGCATTTGCGACATTGCCCGATTTTGAGTTTTGATTGAAATTCGACTGTGCTGGAAGCAAATCTAAATTGAAAGTCCGATTGCCAATAAATGGATGAATCCGTTGAGATCGAATTTCCGCTAACGGATCAAGAACCTGCGAAACCTAATCCCCTGCTGTCGGCAAAAAATAGCCCCGCCGAAGCGGGGCCAGAGGATGCCTTTTGGGAGGCATGAGTCATGCATGTCTGGATTATCAAAAGCGGAAGCCGACTGTCGCGCCATATTGCCGCGGCGCGATAGCAGATCCGAAAGCGAATAGACCGGCTACCGGTAAGGCTGCGCTTAGTCCGCGACCGTCGGTGAGATTGCGGCCAAATACGCGCAGATATAGCTCGCTGTCATCGCTCAACAGATGCGTATAAGTTATTGAAGCCGATAGATCGTCCTGTGACTGGTGCAGGCCGCGTGGATCATTCTGTCCGAAATCAGTCGATGCAGCGACAATCGTGGTTTGGTAAGAGCTTGTGGTGCTATATTTGGCGTTCAGGTCCAATGTCCCTGAATTTCCAACCGGCACTTCATAATTGCCTGCGATCGAGAAGGAGAAGTCGGGCGCGCGTCTGAGATCACGATCAGATGCGTCCTCACCGGGATCTTCAACCCCATCAAGATTCACATCGATGAAGAAATCATCATAAGACGCATCCAGCAAACCTAGAGAACTGGTGATTGTGAACCCTTCAAAAAGTTCCGCACGCATGTCGATTTCGGCACCAAAAATTGTGGCATTAGCAGCATTTAATGTCACCGTTTCCTGAGGATTTGGTGAGCCGGGTGGGGTCGCTTGAACGACATCTTCCTGCTTGTCATTATAGCGCGAGTAGAACGCGGCGACATTCAGTGTGACGCGGCCATCTGCGAAAGTCGATTTACCGCCCAGCTCAAAAGAGTCGACCGTTTCGGGATCGAAAGAGACGGCCACTGAAGACGGGCTGTTGGCTCGACCGTTAAACCCGCCAGCGCGGTAGCCGCGGGCGTAAGACGCATAGACCAACAGATCATCGGAGAAGCGATAATCCAGACTAACACGCGGAGTGAATTGACTCCAGTCATCTTCATTGGACAGATCTAGCAAAGGCCCAGGTCCAGCGAAAATGGAGCGAGTATATTCTTTCTCATCCTTCGAATAACGCGCACCGACGCTCAGACGCAGTGCATCGGTCAGCGTAATATCAATATCTGCAAAAGCCGCATATGATTTGGTTTCGTGATCGGTTTCTGATGGCAGTCCAAAGCCATTGGGCAGTGTGGTTGTTTGCTGCAGTTGATATTCGTTGTTGAAATAGAATAATCCGAAAACCCCGCTAACATTATCGAAAAAATCACCCGCTAGTCTGAGTTCCTGACTGAATTGACGATATTGCTGCGCACGGCTTGTCGTGAAAAAGTCGATCGAAGTGGCGTCGAAATCCTGGATCACCAGTTCGTCAGAATCTTTCAGCGCGGTGATGGATGTTAAAGTTAGGTCACCAAAACTGTAATTAATCTGCGCAGAAAACGCATCTTCGCCATAATCGATATCGCCCAAGACATTTCCAAAAACGGTATAAAGATCACGTCGCGTATTGAGATTGCACTGATTGGCAACCACCGGAATGCCGCAAATCGCTTCTCCGGTTTGGGATAGCGAGGCACTGGCAGGATCGCCGCCAATTTTTGTATGTTCTGCCGTCAGCAATATCTCAAGATCACTATTCGGCTCGATTAGGATTGTACCGCCTGCGTTGGTGATGCTATTGCTGCCAGTTCTCTGGTCGAGTGTTACGTTATTGTAGAAACCATCAAAATCGCGCTTGGAACCAAAGAGTTTCAAGCCGAAAATATCACCGTCGCCGATATTGAAGACGCCATTAAATTCTTGCCGGCCATAATTGCCAAACGTCGCTTCCGCTCGCAAACCAAATTCTTTGGTAGGGCGAGAACGCCTGACGTTGATCACGCCGCCGATGGTATTACGGCCGAACAGCGTACCTTGCGGTCCGCGCAACACTTCAATCTGTTGAAAATCAAAGGCATTGGTCAATTGCGCGGTGTTGGTCCCAGTAAATACGCCGTCAATCACGACGCCCACTGTAGGCTCAAAGCTTTTCTCGACATCTTCGAAACTGACACCACGCAGCGAAATTGCGCCTGCGCCTGGGCCGGCGGTCACGCCATCAATCACCAGGCTTGGGGATAGTGTTTCAAGGTCTTCGATATTCAGCGCGCCCTGCGCTCCCAATTGTTCTGGGCTCACAACTGTTACGGCAAGAGGAACGTCCTGCACCGACTCTGCATCACCTCTGAGGCGGCCGGTGACCACAATGATATTGTCTTCTTCATTCAACTCTTGATCAGATTGTTGAGCGATGGCGGGGCTAGTCAACCCTAGACCTGCGATCAAACTCAACATTGTTGTCTGCATCAATTTCCCGTGCAGATTCATGCCGCCGTTTTCCATGTGTTCCTCTCCCTGTAAACAGCCTATCGATTTTGGCTGTTTCATTATATAACTAACCATTCATTTATATGAGTATGATGTTCGTTCTACAGTCAAAACTGACAGTTTGGGCATCGCGGCGAAAATGACGCTGACGGGTTCGGGAGTATATGCAAATGCCAATCGGAGAAAATCTGCCTGTCTGGATGCTGGCTTCAGTGCTGGTTTTCACTTTGGCATCTTGCCAAAATCCCGCTGCTGATGAGCAATCAACCACTGACTCAGGCGACCGCGTTGCAATGACCGATGTGCCGGAGCGGGTTTTTTGGGGAGACCTTCACGTCCACTCAAACCTGTCCTTTGATAGCAACAGCTTCGGCAATCAACATCTGGGCCCTGAGGATGCCTATCGCTTCGCACGCGGTGAAGAGGTGGTTGCATCGGGCGGCAAACGCGCCAAGCTCAGTCGGCCACTAGATTTCTTGATGGTCGCTGATCATGCTGAATATCTCGGCGTTTTGACCGCCTTACAGGACGAAAATGAAGGACTGCTGTCCACCCCACTGGGAAAGCGCTGGAACGAATATCTGTCGGGCGGCGACGGTATGGGGCCGATCATGGATGAATATGTTGCTATGGTAACCGGCGTACAGCCCGTTGAAGTGCCCGATAAGAGTTTCAATAAAAGCGTCTGGCGTCATGTGATCGACTTGGCGGAACAGTTTAACAGTCCCGGGAAATTTACTGCCTTTGCTGGCTATGAATGGACTTCGATGCCGGGGGGACGGAACTTGCACCGGGTTGTGGTGTTCAAAGACGGTCCAGAAAAAACAAAAGAAACCATTCCTTTTTCGGCGCTCGATAGCGATGACCCAGAAGACCTATGGGCCTATCTTGCGCAATATGAGCAATCCACCAAGGGTTCGGTGCTGGCTATTGCCCATAATGGAAACTTGTCCGGTGGCATCATGTTTGACGATCAGACATTGGATGGTAACCCTTTGACCGCCGAATATGCCAAGACACGAAGCCGCTGGGAACCGGTCTATGAGGTAACGCAGGTGAAGGGAGATGGCGAAGCCCATCCCTTGCTGTCCGCCGATGACAAATTTGCGGATTTCGAGACTTGGGACGAAACCGATATTTCTTTGACCCCCAAACCGGATGACCCGAACCGTGTTCGCGAAATGTTGAAAGGCGAATATGCGCGCAGCGGGCTAAAAAAGGGCCTGAAATATGATGATGAACTGGGCGCAAATCCCTATCAATTCGGTCTTATTGGTTCGACCGATTCCCACACGGCGTTAGCGACGGCTGATGACAATAACTTCTGGGGAAAATTCAAAGATTCCGAGCAATCCAGCACCCGGCTGAATAGCAAAATGGGCGGTGCGCTCTGGCCCAACGGCAAGCTGACGGCCTCCGGCTATACTGGCGTATGGGCGCGCGCCAATACTCGGGCGGAATTGTTCGACGCGATTCAGCGCCGCGAAGTTTACGCAACAACCGGGCCGAGAATAACCTTGCGGGTTTTTGCAGGCTGGAGCTTTGGCCAAGATGATCTCACTGCGAAGAACTTTGCAGCCAAGGGTTATATCGAGGGCGTGCCAATGGGTGGGCTATTGGAAAAAGCCACAGGCGGGAAAATACCGCGTTTTCTTATCAAGGCATTGAAGGACCCGGAAAGCGCAGATCTGGAGCGCGTGCAAATAATAAAAGGATGGCGACAAAGCGATGGCACTTTGCGAGAGCGAATTTATGATGTTGTACTGGCTGACCAAACAAGCGGTGGCGCGCAGCTTTCTGCCTATTGGGCGGACCCGTCTTTCGATGCCAATGAAGGTGCCTTCTATTATATCCGGGTTTTGGAGGCGCCCAGCAAACGTTGGACGACCTATGACGCCGAGCGATATGGCTTGAAATTGCCACCAAATGTTCCACGCCTGAATCAGGAGCGCGCTTATAGCTCCCCGATCTGGTATCGCCCAAATAGCTGATATCGGCGATAAGCCGCGAATAGCATGGATAAGATACCTGCCAAGACGCTTATTACAATCATTGACTGATTTTCTGACTGCGGCATAGGTTTTCGTTATGGCAACACAACCAAAGAAGCCCATATTGGGGCGACCATCAGGGAGTTCTGGAGAAGAAACCCGAAGCAGCCTTTTACAGGCTGCCGCCAAGCAGTTTAGCGAACGAGAATTTGCTGAAGTCAGCATGTCCCAAATTGCCAAAGCGGCCGGACTGACCAGCGCAGCCATTTACAACCACTATAAGTCAAAAGATGATCTTTTTCAGGAGACTGTGAAAGCAATTATTTCCCGAAATATTGAACTTTTGTCGGACGCAGCTGCTATAAAAGGAAATTGGAAGACCAAACTTTCAAACGTTCTAGATGCGACACTGATAACCCAGAGGAATGACTTATGGAGTCCCCTTATTACCAGTACCGCGCAATTGAAAATGGCTCGAGAACCAGAAAAATTCGCAGAAATACTGGAGTTACGCAAGGCGTATAGCGCAATTTTTCAACAAATTATTGAAACTGCCATCACGCAAGGTGATCTTGAACCCGATACACCTGTCGCCATCATGGGTGACTTGTTGATGGCTCTCACTGCTAACGGAATTGGCGCGGTAATGGTTCACCGAACTTCCGAAGACGAAATTAGTCAGACAATTAGATGTTTCAAAGCTTTGATCAACATCGGTCATTAACGCTGCTAGCTTTGGTCAATATTCATGTCTTCCATTATGGAATAGTATAACTATGCAATCGGCACCTTGCTTGTTTTGCCAGGCGCTCAATCAAAAAAAGCTTAGCCAAGGCTTGTTACGTTTTTCCCGGTGCTTATAGGCCGCAAATGCCTTCGCAATCGGATAATGTATCAGTACGAGCGCGCCTGCGCCAATCCATATCCACAGGACGCTATCCAAGCCGTAACGCTCGTCTTGGGTTGGTCCGAAGATCAGGAACAAAACCCAATAGGCCGCCAACAGAACATACAGATGCAAGACATAGATGAACATTGGAATGGAACCGAAGGTCTGCATAAGATCCAGCACGGAGTTTTGCTTTTTGACGGACTCGAACCATGCCAGCAACGGCAAGCCGAAGCCTAAGGTGAACAATATATAGTCAAGCGACGGAGGGTATTTTGTGAAATTGATAAACGACATGACGGTCTCGATACCCGTGTCTTGCACTTCCCACGGAAGCGTTTCACCGTAGATGTTAAACCCTCGCAGGGTAAGCAGGAGTACCAGACATGCGACACCTATGCCTACGAGCATGCGCTGGCGCGTGAGTGCTTTCGTTGATTGCGCGAAAAGCGGGCCTGCGAAATAGCCCAAGAGAATGACGCCAAACCATGGCAGGCTCGGATAGGACAGGCTTACAGTAAGCGGACCCACCTGCCCCAACTCACCGCCATCGTGAAGGATTGCCCAAGGTATATATGCCAAGTCGCCGGGTTCGAAGTCGATTGGCACCAGGAAATTATGTCCGAGCACAATCAGGAAACCCAAGGCTCCGATCACCCAGTAATTAAAGCGGCACGCAACCGACAATGCAATCATGCAAAGCCCGATGGCCCAAAGGACCTGTAGGAACAGATATTTTGGGAAACTGTCGGCCCAGACGAGGTAATAAAGCACAAGCTCAATTAATATGATGACTAGGCCCCGCGTGAATAAAAACCTAGATGGCGAGCGAAATTCGCCCTCTTTTGCGTGCGCGTATAGCCATGCCGAGAGCCCAGCCAGAAAAATGAAAATGGGCGCACAGAAATGCGTCAAGATGCGCGTAAAAAACAGATCGGGCTCAATCGTATCAGCGATCGGATCACCTGTGCGTACGTGCATGTAAAACCGCTCGCGCACATGATCCAACATCATCAGGATGATGACCAGGCCTCGCATGATATCAATGGAGGCGATGCGTGATGATGGCATGGGCTCGTTGGTCATGGTCTAATTCTCACTGAAAAAATCACACTCGTACTCACCCGATTCAATGGCAATTTTGTTGCAGATCAACAGCCAAAAAAGTCCTGATATCGTGACATCATAATTTTCAAGATGTCGGGGCATATACCGGCAAATCCTTCAGGGTGTTTAGATCAAATGGTTGATCCCTGAAGAGCAGCGGATAGTGGAAATCCCGCAATTGTCGGTGAAAGTCTCGCACAGCATCTTCATAGGCAATCATAGAGGCCGCATCCGTTCCAGCAAGTTTTTCAAACGACCGCTCAACAAATGATGTCGGTGAGAGAAAAGAGATCAAGCCCGCCTCACGGTCGCGTGCGAGGCGAGCTGAGCGATATTGATTCACTAAAGGTGCTGCTACTTGATCGCCAACTTGCTGAAAGGCATAATACCATTTCCATTCAAAGGCTTCTTCCAGGGTGGCATAGGCGCTCCATTCAGGATGCTCTTCAAGGAATGGAGTCATCGTTGCTTCCTTGGGCAAATCCCAAGCATCGTTCACCGTTTCCCGTTGCAGCAGAAGAATTTCACCGCCATTTGGTAGCGGCTGGCGCACTTCAATTACCGCTTTTGAAAGCGCCGGAACAATGATGGCCAAAGCCAGCCACAAACCAATGAGCGATGTGAGCAGAACAGAAGGCGACGCATTGACCCGACTGACCAGTTCAACGATCAACCACCAGATCAGGAGTGCACCAATCAGTATTGCTGTGGCTTTTAAAACTATATCCAGTGATGTTCCCGCTACCAACGATGCTCCCCATAATGGGATCAACAGCAACAGCAACAAAGCGACCACTCGAACCAGTGCCCTGGGAAACCACAATTGGATCGGCGATCCGGCTGTCGCGATTAACAGGTCGTGACGTCGTGCACTGCGCTCGGCTGCACGCAGGTCATAAAGCAGCAGGATGAGAAGCAGCGGAGCGACGGATGCTGCAAGAAACGCAAAATCGAACCGCCCGACTAGCCCGAAATCAGCATTTCTCGTGTCGGCTTCATGTATTTGACCTTCGAGCGCCAGCATCCGCACGCGGTGCTTCCATGGGCTGCTGTCACGCTGTCCCATCGCGGCAAAGGCGAAATCAGAAGGCGGAGCATGAGTCAGGTGGAAGGCATAATAGGCTGCGCCACCCCAATCCTCTTGCCCTTTTAGCGCGTTGGCGCGGTCGGCGGCATCTTCTTTCACCAATTCAGCAATTGTTTCTTGCTGATCGCGGACTTCTGCGACACCGAATGAAACCGCGACAATGGACAGTAAAAACGCCAGCCCCAGCCAAAATAATGCGCCGCCATCTTTGGCTAGAAAACGGGCTTCACGAACAAGATTACCAACCATTACAGACGAACCCTCCGAGCGGCGAGGAACACAATGCTGATTGATACCAGCAACCATGTGATCAGCACGCCAAGCGAGATCGTGGCGCGGCCAATCCGCTCGCTGGCATTGTCAGGGGCAAAGCGAAACTCGTCGAGCACTTGCCAAGCCTCCGAGTTTACTTGGGCACGGCGCGCTGCCTCAGCATCAGCGTTGCGGTTCATATCGTCAGCATAACTAAGCTCGTTAACGTGGACTTCGTTGAGCGACTGGACGAAATCAAAGCGTAATTTCTCACTCTCGCGCAGAAACCGGTGGTGTGTCGCAAGGTCTGTCCCGGCGAAGGTTCGCGATAGCGACCCGATTGCAATTGTCGGAGAGATCAAACCGAACAGGTCGAATATCCGCGACTGGCTCGCCTCAAGGCTCATGCGGTTTTCTGCGTAGCCGTTGAGCAAGTCGGTCAATTCTGCCTCGGAATAGGACGCGACAACGCCGCGCCAATTAATCGGCAGCTCTTCGATTGTTTCAACGTCATATTGCTCCAGTACCTCGGCTTGAAGCCGCTGAAAGGCGGGATCGGCCGCATTATGGCCATCTCCCAGTTTGCGTTGTTCGGAGAGCATCACAAGATCGCTTTCAATCTTGCCGGGTGCATCAATGGCAGCACTACTGGCATTGATCGCAAAGCGCGGAACAATAAGCGCAGCGAACAGCCACATGAATATCAGCACACCCAGTGAGACGGCACGCTGCTTAAGGATGATTGAGGCGGCAAGGACGATGGCACCCCACACGCAGAGATACGCGAAATAACCACCGACCAGCGACAACGCCCCAAGCGGGCTTTCGCCGAGGCTGACCGAATAAGCCGCGACTATAATCAGCGGGATCATGAAAATGATGATGACCGCGAGCAACGCAGCCATCTTCCCCATCGCCAGTGTCACACCAGATTGTCCCTGTGCCAAAATCACGGCCAGCGTCCCGCTCTCGCGCTCTCGCAAGAAGAGCGCATGGCCGAGCACAATCAAGAGTAACGGCAAGAGCAGTTGGTAAAGGCTGGCCGGCGTCAAGGCCGCAAAGCCGCCAAGGTCAGCTGCAGCCTTCGTATCAGCGAACATTGCGGTGTTCTGGCGGTGTCCTTCGAGGAAAATGGACTGACCCGTGACTGCGTCTACCCCCGGCTCAAATATAGCGAGCGGCGGCGGCGGTCGAAAGGCATAGTGGCCATAGTGGACCATGCGGTGCGGATGGCGATCCGGTTGGGCAAAAAAAGTCTCTTCCGCCTCAACCTGTTGTGCGAGCCGCTGCGATTGTTCTTCCGCGACGCGGTTGATCGTGAGAACGCTCGTCACCGCAAGCAGTGTTCCGACGATCAATGCTGCCATCACGACTACTTTCGAGCGCAGCCAAAGCCGCCATTCTTCTTTCGCTATCCTGAAGACCATGCTCATGCGGCTTCTCGCTCTGCGAAGGCTGCGTGCACGGTTTCTGTATCGATCCGCTTGCCATTTTCGGCCGAAAAGCTGCCAACCAATTGGCCGCGCCTGAGCAATCCAACCCGGTCCGCTACCTGACACGCACCATAGACATCATGCGTTACCATAAGGATCGTCTGGCCAGCGCTTGCCAGGTCCTTCACCAGATCATGAAATTCATCAATCGCCACGGGATCGAGACCGGAGGTCGGCTCATCAAGCAGCAAAATAGGAGTTTCGCGCAAGAGGGCGAGCGCTATTGCTGTCTTTTGCCGCATGCCCTTGGAATAGGATTGCAAGCGCCGAGACCGGGCTTCATCAGGAAGTGCGACCCGGTCAAGAGCTTGGTCATAATCCGCTTGATTCGCTGATTTTCCGGCCAGATCAAGAAAGTAATCCAGGTTTTCGTAAGCCGTCATATGGCCATATAAAGATGCCGCCTCGGGCAGATATGCTATGGCTGATCGCGCGGAAGCAACATCGCTTCCAACGCTTTGACCATATACCAGAACCTCACCATCCGATGGTGCCAGAAAACCAAGGAAAGTGAGCAAAGTGCTCGACTTGCCTGCGCCATTGCCGCCGAGCAGCGCGAAAATTTCACCCTGTGCCACTGTGAAGGAAACGCCATCAAGGACAGCATTTCCCTCGCGAACCAGTGAAAGCGAGCGAACTTCAAGCGGTATGGACATAGTGAATTCTTCCCTTGCCTAGAATTTAAATCGCGCAGACACCCGAGCAGTGGTCGGCGCGCCCGGTTGAACCCAGACATCTGCGAAGCTGTTGGTGTAAAAAGTCTCATTGAATACGTTATCGACGTCGAGCCTCAGCGAAAAGCCTTCGACTAATTCAACCTCACCAAACAGCCTGACCGTGGTGTAATCTGGCAACGTAAAATCGAACCCGGTCCAACCATTCCGTTCACCCACATGAAGCAAACCGCCACCCAATTGAACGGGCGCTTGCGCCACGGTAAAGGACTGGCTGACGAGGAGGCTGATCTGATGCTCTGGTGAGTTGATCAACTGATCACCCTCTTCGATGATCGCGCCAAAATCCGCATCGGGATTACTGTTGGTGAACTCAGCGTCAGTGTAAGCATAAGAGAGCCAGATGCTCAGCCCGCTATCAAATGAGGCATTCGCATCAAACTCAATGCCGCGGCTCCGCGCTTTACCTGCTGGGAACGAGAAGAAGCCAGCATCTACGGCTTCAGGTCGATCATCATTCACAAGGATGTTACTTTGATCGACCTGAAAGGCCGTTAGCGTAACATTCCCTTGAACCCCATTGAAATAGGCTCCCAGGTCCGCCTTCAATCCAAACTCGGCGGACTTGGTGATATTCGGGTCAAATTGGTTGCCCTGAAAATCCGAACCCGTTTGCTGGCGGAAACCTTCGCCATAAGAAGCGTAGATGCTTAGTCCGTCATCGGCACGGTAAACAGCTCCGACCTGTGGTGAGAAACGCTTGTCCTTGCTAGTGGTCGTCGTTGCAGGGGTAGCGCGCAAATTCGTCAGGTCCTGCTCAAAATCATCGAAACGACCCCCGATGCGGATTTGCAGACGATCAGTAATGTCGATCTGGTCCTGAAAATAGATACCAAAGCCTTTAAGCCGTTCTTCACGATCGGTGTTGGGCCCTGGAACGGGTTGCGGGAATTGCCCATAAACGGGGTTGTTTGCGTCGAGGAATAGATAAGTAGCAGGGTCCAACGTGCTGGGATCAGTTCCGGCTGCAAAGAACGGAGGGCGGAAGCGCAGGATGAACAGGTTATTATCAAATCGGTCATAGTCCATACCAAATTGCAGGCGATGGCGCAGGGAGCCCGTATTGAATTCGCCTGCCAGTTCCGCCCGAGCAACGAAATATTCGGAATCGAAATCGCGGAACCGGAAAAAACGCGTGATCGTCTGACCATCAATCAGGTAGAGTTGGCGGCCATCGAAATTATTTTCCGACGCATTCCCGGTCAGCGAAGTCTCGCGATAGCCAAGGCCAGCGAGCAGGCTCCAGTTGTCGGAGAAATCATGCTGGACTTCGAACTGATGGCCGAAAACTTCTGTTTCAATCGGTCCATCTCCAGGCTCCCCCGTGAAGGTCCGGCGCGGGCTGAAACCAAATTCTTCAGAGAAAATAACACCACGATCGAACGGGATTTTCTGTTCGGTATATTCGAGCTCATATGTCGCTACGGTATTCTCGCCGAGCTTCGCTGTAATCGATGGATAGAAACCATAGCGCTCCGTATCAACCGTTTTGCGGAAGCTTCCCGCATCTTCGTAAAAGCCGACAAGCCGCACGCCGACATTGTCGCCAATGGTTGTTTGGAGATCGACATCACCGCGATAAAAGTCAAATGACCCGGCCTGAAACTCAACTT
Encoded proteins:
- a CDS encoding peptidase, with the translated sequence MTYCVGLRLDKGLVFMSDTRTNAGVDDIAQVKKMNSWEVPGERVITLLSAGNLATTQAVVSVLDERTKAPKDRDPSILTAPSMFQVATIVGDTLRELVQAHTEAGPASESVFGATLIVGGQIKGMEPRLFLIYPEGNFIEAGDDNPFFQSGETKYGRPILVRALKPDMSFEQAVKLLCVSFDSTISANAGVDLPIDLQVYETDSYAITEQRRIEKDDPYFNEISKGWSEALDIAFATLPDFEF
- a CDS encoding TonB-dependent receptor — encoded protein: MENGGMNLHGKLMQTTMLSLIAGLGLTSPAIAQQSDQELNEEDNIIVVTGRLRGDAESVQDVPLAVTVVSPEQLGAQGALNIEDLETLSPSLVIDGVTAGPGAGAISLRGVSFEDVEKSFEPTVGVVIDGVFTGTNTAQLTNAFDFQQIEVLRGPQGTLFGRNTIGGVINVRRSRPTKEFGLRAEATFGNYGRQEFNGVFNIGDGDIFGLKLFGSKRDFDGFYNNVTLDQRTGSNSITNAGGTILIEPNSDLEILLTAEHTKIGGDPASASLSQTGEAICGIPVVANQCNLNTRRDLYTVFGNVLGDIDYGEDAFSAQINYSFGDLTLTSITALKDSDELVIQDFDATSIDFFTTSRAQQYRQFSQELRLAGDFFDNVSGVFGLFYFNNEYQLQQTTTLPNGFGLPSETDHETKSYAAFADIDITLTDALRLSVGARYSKDEKEYTRSIFAGPGPLLDLSNEDDWSQFTPRVSLDYRFSDDLLVYASYARGYRAGGFNGRANSPSSVAVSFDPETVDSFELGGKSTFADGRVTLNVAAFYSRYNDKQEDVVQATPPGSPNPQETVTLNAANATIFGAEIDMRAELFEGFTITSSLGLLDASYDDFFIDVNLDGVEDPGEDASDRDLRRAPDFSFSIAGNYEVPVGNSGTLDLNAKYSTTSSYQTTIVAASTDFGQNDPRGLHQSQDDLSASITYTHLLSDDSELYLRVFGRNLTDGRGLSAALPVAGLFAFGSAIAPRQYGATVGFRF
- a CDS encoding DUF3604 domain-containing protein; amino-acid sequence: MPIGENLPVWMLASVLVFTLASCQNPAADEQSTTDSGDRVAMTDVPERVFWGDLHVHSNLSFDSNSFGNQHLGPEDAYRFARGEEVVASGGKRAKLSRPLDFLMVADHAEYLGVLTALQDENEGLLSTPLGKRWNEYLSGGDGMGPIMDEYVAMVTGVQPVEVPDKSFNKSVWRHVIDLAEQFNSPGKFTAFAGYEWTSMPGGRNLHRVVVFKDGPEKTKETIPFSALDSDDPEDLWAYLAQYEQSTKGSVLAIAHNGNLSGGIMFDDQTLDGNPLTAEYAKTRSRWEPVYEVTQVKGDGEAHPLLSADDKFADFETWDETDISLTPKPDDPNRVREMLKGEYARSGLKKGLKYDDELGANPYQFGLIGSTDSHTALATADDNNFWGKFKDSEQSSTRLNSKMGGALWPNGKLTASGYTGVWARANTRAELFDAIQRREVYATTGPRITLRVFAGWSFGQDDLTAKNFAAKGYIEGVPMGGLLEKATGGKIPRFLIKALKDPESADLERVQIIKGWRQSDGTLRERIYDVVLADQTSGGAQLSAYWADPSFDANEGAFYYIRVLEAPSKRWTTYDAERYGLKLPPNVPRLNQERAYSSPIWYRPNS
- a CDS encoding TetR/AcrR family transcriptional regulator, with protein sequence MATQPKKPILGRPSGSSGEETRSSLLQAAAKQFSEREFAEVSMSQIAKAAGLTSAAIYNHYKSKDDLFQETVKAIISRNIELLSDAAAIKGNWKTKLSNVLDATLITQRNDLWSPLITSTAQLKMAREPEKFAEILELRKAYSAIFQQIIETAITQGDLEPDTPVAIMGDLLMALTANGIGAVMVHRTSEDEISQTIRCFKALINIGH
- a CDS encoding DUF1624 domain-containing protein codes for the protein MTNEPMPSSRIASIDIMRGLVIILMMLDHVRERFYMHVRTGDPIADTIEPDLFFTRILTHFCAPIFIFLAGLSAWLYAHAKEGEFRSPSRFLFTRGLVIILIELVLYYLVWADSFPKYLFLQVLWAIGLCMIALSVACRFNYWVIGALGFLIVLGHNFLVPIDFEPGDLAYIPWAILHDGGELGQVGPLTVSLSYPSLPWFGVILLGYFAGPLFAQSTKALTRQRMLVGIGVACLVLLLTLRGFNIYGETLPWEVQDTGIETVMSFINFTKYPPSLDYILFTLGFGLPLLAWFESVKKQNSVLDLMQTFGSIPMFIYVLHLYVLLAAYWVLFLIFGPTQDERYGLDSVLWIWIGAGALVLIHYPIAKAFAAYKHREKRNKPWLSFF
- a CDS encoding DUF3526 domain-containing protein → MVGNLVREARFLAKDGGALFWLGLAFLLSIVAVSFGVAEVRDQQETIAELVKEDAADRANALKGQEDWGGAAYYAFHLTHAPPSDFAFAAMGQRDSSPWKHRVRMLALEGQIHEADTRNADFGLVGRFDFAFLAASVAPLLLILLLYDLRAAERSARRHDLLIATAGSPIQLWFPRALVRVVALLLLLLIPLWGASLVAGTSLDIVLKATAILIGALLIWWLIVELVSRVNASPSVLLTSLIGLWLALAIIVPALSKAVIEVRQPLPNGGEILLLQRETVNDAWDLPKEATMTPFLEEHPEWSAYATLEEAFEWKWYYAFQQVGDQVAAPLVNQYRSARLARDREAGLISFLSPTSFVERSFEKLAGTDAASMIAYEDAVRDFHRQLRDFHYPLLFRDQPFDLNTLKDLPVYAPTS
- a CDS encoding DUF3526 domain-containing protein, translated to MSMVFRIAKEEWRLWLRSKVVVMAALIVGTLLAVTSVLTINRVAEEQSQRLAQQVEAEETFFAQPDRHPHRMVHYGHYAFRPPPPLAIFEPGVDAVTGQSIFLEGHRQNTAMFADTKAAADLGGFAALTPASLYQLLLPLLLIVLGHALFLRERESGTLAVILAQGQSGVTLAMGKMAALLAVIIIFMIPLIIVAAYSVSLGESPLGALSLVGGYFAYLCVWGAIVLAASIILKQRAVSLGVLIFMWLFAALIVPRFAINASSAAIDAPGKIESDLVMLSEQRKLGDGHNAADPAFQRLQAEVLEQYDVETIEELPINWRGVVASYSEAELTDLLNGYAENRMSLEASQSRIFDLFGLISPTIAIGSLSRTFAGTDLATHHRFLRESEKLRFDFVQSLNEVHVNELSYADDMNRNADAEAARRAQVNSEAWQVLDEFRFAPDNASERIGRATISLGVLITWLLVSISIVFLAARRVRL
- a CDS encoding ABC transporter ATP-binding protein encodes the protein MSIPLEVRSLSLVREGNAVLDGVSFTVAQGEIFALLGGNGAGKSSTLLTFLGFLAPSDGEVLVYGQSVGSDVASARSAIAYLPEAASLYGHMTAYENLDYFLDLAGKSANQADYDQALDRVALPDEARSRRLQSYSKGMRQKTAIALALLRETPILLLDEPTSGLDPVAIDEFHDLVKDLASAGQTILMVTHDVYGACQVADRVGLLRRGQLVGSFSAENGKRIDTETVHAAFAEREAA